In the genome of Pyramidobacter piscolens W5455, one region contains:
- a CDS encoding TRAP transporter small permease, which yields MLRFLGKVEEAFCAASLLATALVLFVNVVLRYVFSASTSWAEELIRYLMIWITFIGGSVCVRRGAHIRMDFLLGMMPERYAGALTRLVYLIAAGFCAALCWYSCRLVKFTVELEQTSPAMGIPMWIPYLAMPMGSALMALRFVQAARGKGDA from the coding sequence ATGCTCAGATTCCTCGGCAAGGTTGAGGAAGCTTTCTGCGCGGCGTCTCTGCTGGCGACGGCGCTCGTGCTGTTCGTCAACGTGGTGCTGCGCTACGTTTTCAGCGCCAGCACGAGCTGGGCCGAAGAGCTGATCCGCTATCTGATGATCTGGATCACTTTTATCGGCGGCAGCGTCTGCGTGCGGCGGGGCGCCCACATCCGCATGGATTTTCTGCTCGGCATGATGCCCGAAAGGTATGCCGGCGCGCTGACGCGCCTGGTCTACCTGATCGCGGCGGGGTTCTGCGCGGCGCTGTGCTGGTACAGCTGTCGGCTGGTGAAGTTTACTGTCGAGCTCGAGCAGACGTCGCCGGCCATGGGGATCCCGATGTGGATCCCCTATCTCGCCATGCCGATGGGTTCGGCGCTGATGGCGCTGCGTTTCGTCCAGGCCGCGCGCGG